From Orcinus orca chromosome 3, mOrcOrc1.1, whole genome shotgun sequence, a single genomic window includes:
- the GADD45B gene encoding growth arrest and DNA damage-inducible protein GADD45 beta isoform X2 yields the protein MTLEELVACDNAAQKMQTVSAAVEELLVAAQRQDRLTVGVYESAKLMNVDPDSVVLCLLAIDEEEEDDIALQIHFTLIQSFCCDNDIDIVRVSGMQRLAQLLGEPAETQGTTEARDLHCLLVTNPPKQPNL from the exons ATGACACTGGAAGAGCTCGTGGCGTGCGACAACGCGGCGCAGAA GATGCAGACGGTGAGCGCCGCGGTGGAGGAGCTGCTGGTGGCTGCGCAGCGCCAGGACCGCCTCACCGTGGGGGTGTACGAGTCGGCCAAGCTGATGAATGT GGACCCTGACAGCGTGGTCCTGTGCCTCCTGGCTATtgacgaggaggaggaggacgacaTCGCCCTGCAGATCCACTTCACGCTCATCCAGTCTTTTTGCTGTGACAACGACATTGACATCGTGCGGGTGTCAGGAATGCAGCGCCTGGCACAGCTGCTGGGCGAGCCGGCCGAGACCCAGGGCACCACCGAGGCCCGGGACCTGCACTGCCTCCTGGTCACG aacCCCCCCAAACAACCCAACCTATGA
- the GADD45B gene encoding growth arrest and DNA damage-inducible protein GADD45 beta isoform X1, with translation MTLEELVACDNAAQKMQTVSAAVEELLVAAQRQDRLTVGVYESAKLMNVDPDSVVLCLLAIDEEEEDDIALQIHFTLIQSFCCDNDIDIVRVSGMQRLAQLLGEPAETQGTTEARDLHCLLVTNPHTDAWKSHGLVEVASYCEESRENNQWVPYIPLQER, from the exons ATGACACTGGAAGAGCTCGTGGCGTGCGACAACGCGGCGCAGAA GATGCAGACGGTGAGCGCCGCGGTGGAGGAGCTGCTGGTGGCTGCGCAGCGCCAGGACCGCCTCACCGTGGGGGTGTACGAGTCGGCCAAGCTGATGAATGT GGACCCTGACAGCGTGGTCCTGTGCCTCCTGGCTATtgacgaggaggaggaggacgacaTCGCCCTGCAGATCCACTTCACGCTCATCCAGTCTTTTTGCTGTGACAACGACATTGACATCGTGCGGGTGTCAGGAATGCAGCGCCTGGCACAGCTGCTGGGCGAGCCGGCCGAGACCCAGGGCACCACCGAGGCCCGGGACCTGCACTGCCTCCTGGTCACG AACCCTCACACAGACGCCTGGAAAAGCCACGGCCTGGTGGAGGTTGCCAGTTACTGCGAAGAGAGCAGGGAGAACAACCAGTGGGTCCCCTACATCCCCCTCCAGGAGCGCTGA